A region from the Lolium perenne isolate Kyuss_39 chromosome 4, Kyuss_2.0, whole genome shotgun sequence genome encodes:
- the LOC139830126 gene encoding uncharacterized protein, giving the protein MLVARMGILFSCPADCYDPMEEGILEPSASSGGLRALDSSKLLIQGSLSFKRAQLDDNYPSSLQVETEISIKTADIAAIAPDSSPATVVPLVQRALARVMYTDGGLGRGEPKARGGGDEAAEGVQELSAAAAAVLAEQNWWKLLDFALLKRSSVSFNIEKQETAVFKWLRVRAPAAKFEKELSKDCSKR; this is encoded by the exons ATGCTTGTTGCAAGAATGGGCATCTTGTTCTCGTGCCCGGCCGACTGCTATGACCCAATGGAAGAAGGCATCCTTGAACCGTCGGCGAGCTCTGGCGGCCTCAGGGCCTTGGATTCCAGCAAGCTGCTCATACAGGGGTCGCTCAGTTTCAAAAGGGCACAACTCGACGACAACTACCCCAGCTCTCTCCAGGTGGAGACCGAGATCTCAATCAAGACCGCCGACATTGCCGCCATTGCACCAGACTCTTCCCCTGCCACGGTGGTGCCGCTCGTGCAGAGAGCGCTTGCCAGGGTGATGTACACCGACGGCGGCCTCGGGCGCGGAGAGCCCAAAGCACGAGGCGGCGGCGATGAGGCTGCAGAAGGTGTACAAGAGCTTTCGGCCGCGGCGGCCGCTGTCCTGGCGGAGCAGAACTGGTGGAAGCTGCTGGATTTCGCGCTCCTCAAGCGCAGCTCTGTCTCCTTCAACATCGAGAAGCAGGAGACGGCGGTGTTCAAGTGGTTGAGGGTGCGAGCCCCTGCTGCCAAG TTTGAGAAGGAACTGTCCAAGGATTGCTCGAAGCGGTGA